From Puntigrus tetrazona isolate hp1 chromosome 8, ASM1883169v1, whole genome shotgun sequence, the proteins below share one genomic window:
- the LOC122350711 gene encoding pre-B-cell leukemia transcription factor 3-like, with product MDEQARIMQALGGVSLAGHSVQGGMALPPPHGHDGTDGDGRKQDIGDILHQIMTITDQSLDEAQAKKHGLNCHRMKPALFSVLCEIKEKTGKIMHTEQKGQNYAQTCQEEKKTTTIQCH from the exons ATGGACGAGCAAGCCCGGATCATGCAGGCTCTCGGCGGTGTCAGCCTGGCCGGTCACTCGGTGCAGGGAGGCATGGCTCTGCCGCCTCCACATGGACACGACGGAACCGATGGGGATGGAAGAAAACAAGACATCGGTGACATTCTGCATCAGATCATGACCATCACCGACCAAAGCCTGGACGAGGCGCAAGCAAA GAAACATGGGCTCAACTGTCACAGAATGAAGCCAGCCCTCTTCAGTGTCCTCTGCGAGATCAAAGAGAAAACAGGTAAGATAATGCATACCGAACAAAAAGGGCAAAATTACGCACAGACATGtcaagaagagaaaaaaacaacaacaatacagtGCCACTAA